One Verrucomicrobiales bacterium genomic region harbors:
- a CDS encoding DUF2934 domain-containing protein: MDSQISSNRVGSVEAQPSQPDRAQIATLAYALYVQGGCREDHAVEDWLEAELRLRQANDGREPFTAPPPSGPESIHERGNTQVEARTKREQDSPFARDQRGSASREEIRQQQTPMRPASRQSQRSSERSKPSE; this comes from the coding sequence ATGGATTCACAAATCTCATCGAATCGTGTCGGGTCAGTCGAGGCTCAACCCTCTCAACCCGATCGAGCCCAGATCGCCACACTCGCTTATGCACTCTACGTGCAGGGAGGTTGCCGGGAAGACCATGCGGTGGAGGACTGGCTTGAAGCTGAACTTCGTTTGAGGCAGGCGAACGACGGACGGGAACCGTTCACGGCTCCACCCCCATCCGGACCCGAATCCATCCATGAGCGGGGAAACACGCAGGTAGAAGCTCGGACGAAACGGGAACAAGACTCCCCCTTCGCGCGCGACCAAAGAGGCTCGGCGAGCCGCGAAGAAATAAGGCAGCAGCAGACCCCGATGCGCCCAGCGTCGCGCCAATCGCAGCGCTCGTCAGAACGCAGCAAGCCGAGCGAATAG
- a CDS encoding SUMF1/EgtB/PvdO family nonheme iron enzyme gives MNLTRIIAIQCSWSRFWLFFATLWTAGQAARAQDRDRDGLTDSSERGVDRYEVVSGSFSWIEAQIDAERRGGHLATVINDREWGDLKQILGARLFGKNLWLGGTDEGTEGQWRWITGERWSFTNWRTNEPGNASLGNGQGEAENHLMIWGNETEFPDGYRFYWNDATVSGGTLARDGYILERRSWTDPDDPDTDDDGLSDAEETWFSLYQVIETSDGMSWFQAKEDAEARHGHLATINSLAEWNLILSTVGTKESIYNLWLGGTDSVREGRWQWITGEPFAIGRWAEGEPNNSGEEDHLTLCCTEGRWNDLSGHSILRGYLLELGSLVLDPNNPDTDGDQLKDGDELKFWKTDPTHRDTDSDGLSDEAELRLWRTDPRKPDTDEDGLSDPNEVELHHTDPNQLDTDGDGFSDKIEVDRMSNPLVTSSIPGVPAQIRPAVEVEFESEPDVLYIIQAANADGGWQRVGSTIIGAGGRMKRLFSSSHFPKGIWRVALDLHPSREGFAYIPSGTFVMGSPNGEQDRRSDEIEHQATLTRGFWMGKYEVTQQEYSSVLGYNPSRFRNGVEPDWSVAAVGGLPATGGAVTNELQHPVEQVSWNEATNYCAKLTQLARLADLIPEDYEYRLPTEWEWEYACKAGATNAFGFGTAIRQGLANFNTFYEYESSSGVEGKQTNVFLGRTREVGSYAANAFGLYDLHGNVWEWCAGYYGPYPTGKVSDPKAPSEGTQRVFRGGGWNSGGNGCRAANRYPTPAEDSYSSVGFRVVLDRVR, from the coding sequence ATGAACCTGACTCGCATCATCGCCATTCAGTGCTCCTGGAGCAGATTCTGGCTTTTTTTCGCCACGCTATGGACCGCTGGTCAGGCTGCCAGAGCCCAAGACCGGGATCGTGATGGCCTGACCGACAGCTCGGAACGCGGTGTCGACCGCTATGAAGTGGTGTCAGGCAGCTTCAGTTGGATCGAAGCCCAGATCGACGCGGAACGGCGAGGTGGGCATTTGGCAACGGTCATCAACGATCGCGAGTGGGGCGATCTGAAACAAATCCTGGGCGCCCGTCTCTTCGGAAAGAACCTGTGGCTCGGGGGAACCGACGAAGGGACTGAAGGCCAGTGGAGGTGGATCACAGGGGAAAGATGGAGCTTTACCAACTGGAGGACGAATGAGCCGGGGAATGCCTCGCTGGGCAATGGTCAAGGGGAGGCGGAAAACCACCTGATGATCTGGGGGAACGAAACCGAGTTCCCGGATGGTTACCGGTTTTACTGGAATGACGCCACCGTGTCAGGGGGGACGCTCGCCCGGGATGGCTACATTTTGGAACGACGCAGCTGGACAGACCCGGACGACCCCGACACCGACGACGACGGGTTGTCGGATGCGGAGGAAACCTGGTTCAGCCTTTACCAAGTCATCGAGACGTCGGACGGAATGAGCTGGTTTCAAGCAAAGGAGGATGCGGAAGCCAGGCATGGACATCTCGCCACGATCAACTCGTTGGCGGAATGGAATCTGATCCTCAGCACGGTCGGCACCAAAGAGTCCATTTACAATCTGTGGCTGGGGGGCACGGACTCCGTCCGGGAGGGCCGATGGCAATGGATCACCGGTGAACCTTTCGCCATCGGCCGCTGGGCCGAGGGCGAGCCCAACAACTCAGGGGAGGAGGATCACCTCACCCTGTGCTGTACTGAGGGTCGTTGGAATGATTTGTCGGGGCATTCGATCCTCCGAGGTTACCTGTTGGAACTGGGCTCCTTGGTGCTCGATCCGAACAATCCCGACACGGACGGGGATCAACTCAAGGATGGCGACGAGCTAAAGTTCTGGAAGACCGACCCCACGCACCGCGATACCGACAGTGATGGGCTGTCGGACGAAGCCGAACTCCGTCTCTGGAGAACGGATCCTAGGAAGCCAGACACCGACGAGGATGGTTTGAGCGATCCGAATGAGGTAGAGCTGCATCACACGGACCCCAATCAACTGGACACCGACGGAGATGGCTTCAGCGACAAAATCGAGGTCGACCGGATGTCGAATCCGCTGGTGACGTCGAGCATCCCGGGGGTGCCGGCCCAAATCCGTCCGGCGGTGGAGGTCGAATTCGAGAGCGAGCCGGATGTCCTCTACATCATTCAGGCAGCCAACGCCGACGGGGGGTGGCAACGAGTCGGTTCCACGATCATCGGTGCAGGCGGAAGAATGAAGAGGCTATTCAGTTCGAGCCATTTCCCCAAAGGAATCTGGCGCGTGGCGCTCGACCTGCATCCTAGCCGTGAAGGCTTCGCCTACATTCCCTCAGGCACTTTTGTCATGGGCAGTCCAAACGGTGAGCAAGACAGGAGAAGCGACGAGATCGAGCATCAGGCGACCCTGACTCGGGGGTTCTGGATGGGAAAGTATGAGGTCACACAACAGGAATACTCTTCCGTCCTGGGATACAACCCCAGCCGTTTCCGAAACGGAGTAGAGCCAGACTGGTCGGTGGCTGCGGTCGGCGGCTTGCCCGCAACCGGAGGGGCGGTAACCAATGAACTGCAGCATCCCGTTGAGCAGGTAAGTTGGAACGAGGCGACGAACTATTGTGCGAAGCTGACGCAACTCGCCCGACTCGCCGACCTGATTCCGGAAGACTACGAGTATAGACTTCCTACCGAATGGGAATGGGAATACGCGTGCAAGGCTGGCGCGACAAACGCGTTTGGGTTTGGAACTGCCATTCGTCAAGGACTCGCGAACTTTAACACTTTCTACGAATATGAATCCTCAAGCGGGGTCGAAGGGAAGCAGACCAATGTGTTCTTGGGCAGGACTCGGGAAGTAGGAAGCTATGCTGCCAACGCGTTCGGGTTGTATGACCTGCACGGTAATGTGTGGGAATGGTGCGCGGGCTACTATGGACCCTATCCTACCGGCAAGGTGTCCGATCCAAAGGCGCCGTCGGAAGGGACACAGCGTGTGTTCCGCGGAGGCGGTTGGAACAGCGGCGGAAACGGGTGCCGCGCTGCCAACCGCTACCCAACCCCGGCGGAAGACAGCTACTCGAGTGTGGGATTCCGTGTGGTGCTTGATCGAGTTCGGTGA